The following is a genomic window from Mycobacterium parmense.
CGCGCAGGCGCAGCAGCCGGTCGAGCGCGTGTGCCCAGTGCTCGACATCGTGCCCGGGCACCAGCGTGCCGGTGACCCCGTCGCGCACCGCCACCGGCAGGCCGCCCACCGCGGCCGCGACGACGGGGGTGCCGCACGCCTGCGCCTCGAGCGCCACCAGGCCGAACGACTCCGAATAGCTCGGCACGGCAACCAGATCCGCGGCCCGGAACAGGGTGGTGAGATTTTCGCGGGACTGCGGCGGCAGGAACGTCACCCGGGCCGCGATCCCGAGTTCGCCGGCGAGGCGGACCAGCCCGTCGGGGGACGACCGGCCGCTGCCCGACGGACCACCGGCCACGACGACGCGCACACCCGGCAGCTTCGCGGCTGCCCGCAACACGATGTCGGGTGCCTTCAGCGGCTGGATCCGTCCGACGAACGCCACGACCTTCTCGCCGGGCGGCAGGCCCAGCGCCGCCCGGGCGGCGCGACGGTCGCCCGGCCTGAACGTCTCGAGGTCCACGCCCGGGTGGACCACGTCGATGCGCGCCGGGTCGGCGTTGTGCAGGGAGATCAGCTGCTTGGCCTCGTCGGCGGTGTTGACGATCAGCCGGTCCGCCTCGTCGACCACCTGCTGCTCCCCCACCGTCCGCAGCGGTGGCTCGGGGGCGTCCCCGTCGGCCAGAGCCGCGTTCTTGACGGCAGCCAGCGTGTGCGCGGTGTGGACCAGCGGCACGGCCCAGCGGTCGCGTGCCAACCAGCCGACCTGCCCGGACAGCCAGTAATGCGAGTGCACGATGTCGTAGTAGCCGGGCTCGTGGGAGGCCTCGGCGCGGAGCACGCCCGCGGCAAAGGCGCACAGCTGGGTGGGCAGGTCATATTTGTCGAGGCCCTCGAACGGCCCGGCCACCACGTTGCGCACCAGGACGCGGGGCGCCACCCGCGCCACCGGCGGGTCGGCCGAGGCGGTCGCCCGGGTGAAGATTTCCACCTCGATGCCACGCCGGGCCAGGTGCAGCGCGGTTTGCAGGACGTACACGTTCATGCCGCCGGCGTCGCCGGTGCCGGGCTGGGCCAGCGGCGAGGTGTGCACCGCCAGCACCGCTACGCGGCGCGGGTCATTCAGCCGGAAGACGTCATCGTGCCGCACACTTTCATCTTTACAGGACGGCCCGAGCGCCCTATCAAGCGCGCAGGCTGCGCGGGCGATTCACGCCGACGACTCGTCGGCGGGGACGTCGCGCAGCGGCGCGTCCAGCGCCCCCGCGCGGCGCATCGCACCCAGCGGGTTGGCGTACAGCCCACCCAGCGACACCGTCCCGGCCCCGGCCTCCTGGACGCGGTTGCCGAAGGCGGTGACGCGGATGTCGCGCGGCGAGAGCACCGAGCGCGCGGCGAACGCCCGCTCGACGTGCTC
Proteins encoded in this region:
- the mshA gene encoding D-inositol-3-phosphate glycosyltransferase yields the protein MARAACALDRALGPSCKDESVRHDDVFRLNDPRRVAVLAVHTSPLAQPGTGDAGGMNVYVLQTALHLARRGIEVEIFTRATASADPPVARVAPRVLVRNVVAGPFEGLDKYDLPTQLCAFAAGVLRAEASHEPGYYDIVHSHYWLSGQVGWLARDRWAVPLVHTAHTLAAVKNAALADGDAPEPPLRTVGEQQVVDEADRLIVNTADEAKQLISLHNADPARIDVVHPGVDLETFRPGDRRAARAALGLPPGEKVVAFVGRIQPLKAPDIVLRAAAKLPGVRVVVAGGPSGSGRSSPDGLVRLAGELGIAARVTFLPPQSRENLTTLFRAADLVAVPSYSESFGLVALEAQACGTPVVAAAVGGLPVAVRDGVTGTLVPGHDVEHWAHALDRLLRLRAPQAGAMSRAAAEHASKFSWDNTTDALLASYRRAIGDFRAERQGMGA